In the genome of Engraulis encrasicolus isolate BLACKSEA-1 chromosome 21, IST_EnEncr_1.0, whole genome shotgun sequence, the window TAGTTCTTGGTAACGAGACAACAAACCAATCTTGATGTAAAAAAGCATTTTGTATTGATAGCACTAATGTGAATGACATGGACAGGACCAATAATAATCAGAGTGAAATGTGGCCAAAAGTTATTGGTGAAATTGTGTGGGGGTTTTTACCGAGTTATTGATGAAATCAGTTCTATCAAGAGGCTGTAGCATGGAATAAACATGTGGCATTTGAATGTTAAGAGATATACTGATTAAGAGATATACTGATATGATATACTGATATGCTTACTGCAaaggtacagtacatacagtaaatgGGATGCACTGCCCAGCAGTATATTCTATTTGTATGATGGTTGGCAAAAAGCATTACCATACAATACTGATGTTATAAACCAGTTTAAACCAATTCCAGTGTAATCCGTATTAAGCTGTTCCAATGCACTATACAATCTGTATTACAGTTATGAAGCAAAATGTCTTTTCACAGAATTATTGTGCCAGCTATGAAattaagaaaacaaagaaaatatttCCTGGGGATGGCCCGGCTGTGATTTGCCAGTTTGGTCTTATAATGACTTTGTTTGCTAAGCACAGTTGCAGTTTTTTACTGTTTCTTCAGGGATAACTTATTGAATCAATGacatttgtttgtttcattatgttgTGTGGCCATGTAACAACAGAATACgcttagcccacacacacacagcaccattatACACAATGTACCATTTCCCACAAGGCAAGCAATCCCTAATCCATGTTATGTGTGATGTCTCATTTCACGTTATATCTCAGCTGGGAAACTAGCTGCATTGGAAGAATTTCGAACCCAGAAGGAGGACTTGATGGCACAGCTTGTCTCCCATAAAGAGCAACTGCAAAAACAAAGAGAAGAGCACCAAGCCATCATTTACAACCTTGAAAGAAAGGCGGTGCTGGACAATGACAGGTTGGAACAGGAGCTCTGTTACATATTTTCTGATTTGGATGGTGTTATCCTTCAAATTAATGTACTCAAGCACTGTATCATGATTGCtttatttgtttttgattttacGACGataggccaattcactctttggtgaaaaaaaaaactaaaccatTAAGTTACAACAGGGCTATGACATTATTGACAGTCTTGGCTGATTAAGCCTTGGTCatgaccattttggtgacaatgacAGGTAGCAACAGAACACCACTTTATCTCAACTGGGTCCTTACAACTAATTTACTCAACCAATGCCCTAGAATGTTTCCTTTGTTGTTGAATGGATTTACATAAAGCCATTTCTTTTGCATGTGAACAACGTCTTGCATGATACAATCATGTGTTCATCAATTGCTCTATTAAAGTGCAAATTCATCATGTTCATCAACTGCTTGATTTCTTTCTTTAAAGTGCTAatcgggggtgctgtggtgcacccTGTAAAGAACCTATACCATGGGGACcagagtttgagtttgagtcatttcccagccctgccccacccaaTTTCTCTTTCCTCACCTTCCTGTCacatcttcactatcctatcattaTAGGCACAAAAACCCcagaaaaatactttaaaaaaggaAAATGCTAATCTAGTCATGGTGGTCATGTAATGAAAACAAATCACCTAGGACATAGTCATCTACTGTATTGTCCCTGCTCACAATATATATTTATGTTTGATTTAAAAATCTCAATGTAGTAGTTATGATATTCATGTGATGAAAGCAATGcaactgtggtgtgtgttttcaatTTAGGTTGAAGAGGGAGATGCAGCAGCACGTATCAGCGGTGGCGGCAGAGTTCCGACGCGTGTCGGACAGGAAGATGCCCGAGACCACCATGAGGGCCATCCACGAGAACGTGGCCGTCACCGCCCAGCTCAAGCAGCTGTCGGACAAGAGCAAAGTGCTGCTGGAGGAGAACCAGGCGCTCAGGCAGAGGGAGAAGACACTCAAGCAGGAAGTGAAGGTGCTTGAGCCTCTTCTGGATGAGATGACCAGGAAGAGCTTGACCAATGAGAAGGTAGGACGCTGACAAGAGGGTACaatggggccctgccgtggctcaagcaGTAGGGCTAAACCAGTGATCTTGGTTtggttccggcctgggtcctttgccgacccttccctgtctctctctccccttcagtttttcaggtttcaggttttaTTTTATGATGAGGTGCTCCATTGTTCTGTGACCTTTCACTCGTATTAACTACTGCAATGTTatcttgtggttttttttttcaggtggtCCATCAGCTGAAAGACAAGTgcaaacagatgagcggtgagcTGAAGGCGGCGGGCAGCATTCATGAGGAATATCAGCAGCTGCAGAGCCGTCATGCCTCTTTACAGACAGAGATGGATCTCTTAAGGCAAGGATGCGTGTAAACCAAGTGTGGAAGTCAAAATAGTTCCATCCCGTCCTTTTTTTAAATCCCCACTCAACATTGCAAATCACATAATGACTTTTGAACTGTGCTTTTTCGAGCTATTGAGTAAAACCACAAAAGACCACACACAACAAGGAAGGACACCAGTTACTAGTTTGGAAATGCCTGTACAGTATTTGGCAAGCAGTGTGTCAGGTAAACGGGGTTGGTTATGTGAATATTGACAGGGTTTAAAAGAGGTTGTCTGGAGCTGAGCCCTGTCACATCAGATCAAGCTGCTTTATGATAAATGCATCAACTGCTGAGaaccttttttttacccataataattttataattatttatattacatatttatatattatttagttATGTAGTTATGAACAGAGCTGACTACAGCATGCCAActtttttctgttttgtgttgTTTCTCTCCCCCAACATGCTTGTCCGCATGCAGGGAGATGCTGCTGAAGCTGAATCCCGGCACATCAGGTCATGCTGTTTCATGATGAATCAACAGCAGCGAACCTTTTCAGCAATTCAAAAACATTGTTTGCCTTGACCGTATACCAGAGCACTCCAAACCTCAGTTTTAACCCCTGAATAATGCCTTGTTTTGGGCTAAATTCCCCTGTGGATGAGTTGGTGTGTACACTGTAGCTATGAGCTGAGCTGATTACAGACCGTAAACTCTTTGCAGTTTTTAGTTTTTATTAATTATTGATTGAGACGTGTTGTCTGTATGCAGGGAGATGCTGATGAGGCACCAGGAGCTGTGTGTGAGGCACCAGGCGGAGGTAAGTGGCCTGACAGAGGAGCTGCAGCAGGAGAGGACCAATAGAGGACACCTGCAGACCATCCTACAGGAGGCCGCTACAGCTCTCACAGACATCCTCAAGGTAATACAAAAAGAAACAGGTTCTTTTTACGTGTCGTGCaccaactgttttttttgttgttgtaaataTTAGAAATTGAGTGTGCCCATCACtgcgacaaaaaaaacaaacaatcagaTTTCTTTTTATGATCAGATTAAAATGGAAACTTTCTCAAAGTTATGATAAATCACACATTTTCAATTCTAGCATTACAGGGGGCTATGTTCCCAATGGCCCCTCATGTTGTCCAGTTGGGCATTACTGCTCTTCCTGGTTAATTTGCTCTTGGCCTTATCACCTGGCCTTAGTAGCACGTGGACACTTGAAACAGGCTACAAGGCTACCTTTCACATAATGATCATCAAGTAGACATCATGTGTTTGGCTGACAGAACAGTGTTAGAGAATACTGCCTCGCAGTCAAAGGGCTATGGGAACAATGCCCTGTATACTTTTTTTTAATGCACTGCTACATCTATCCAATAAATATCGTCAGGATGTCCCGGCGGAGGAGGACTCGGAGATGATGGCTATGGCTCGGCGGAGTCAGATGCTGAAGAGGCTGCTGACCGTGCTGGACACAGCGGCAGCAGTGGGGAGAGGCACCGACTTCTCAGACTTCATCAGGCAGAAACATGTCTGTACACTCGACTCAGACAACGCAAGGTACAGCACCCCTTCACTCTATTAATACAGTGGGAGGTATACGTTTGTACAACATTTAGAATTtcttacattttaattaaaatttctcatgaaaTATGGCCTGGTCTTCACCAGAATCACATGAATGAAAACAGCGCTTTAATCGCATGTTCTCATATACCAAAACCTGTAAATATTCACCGGACAGCGAGGAATAAGTTCACCCTTAGATAAGGATCCTGCAAAAGCTAATAAGAGAAgtttcaaattattattattattattttttaaagtggAGTTAAGGTTTCTGTTGGACAGCAAGGATTTACATTGATAGTGTATTGAAGACGAATTTCACGACTAACACAGATAAACTCAGTCATAAAGTATTATTGGATATAGAAggatgtaggctacatagtttaaccccttaagacacggcattataaattggcttttaccagaatgacaatgaccaagtcgtaatgtattacttaaggccctgtgcagTCATAGActcatagtactgtagtagttaactttcaatatctattacagcgtgccacaggaggtacggtgtgcattaagggcctACAGGTAATTATAGCATCTATATGAATGCTGtctaaaataacaataaaactcTTTTGCAGGCTTAACTCAGCTTCTCCTCTGGCAAAAGCTTCAGGTCAATTGTCTCACTTCAAGACTGGTGTCCTTGGGATTGTCCCACCTCTTAAACTCAACAGCTCTGTGAAAAAGGACCACGTCTCCGTGGCCACCAGGACCTCGAAACCACTGAAGTGAGTCATGTGAAAATGCCAAgaatacacaaaaataaagttttgTCTTTTAACCAATGTAACTCCAAGCTTTGTCTCTGTGGCCCACCCCCTGTACTCACTGATTGAAAGCAAAGGGAATGCAAAGCTTACGTCATTTCAAATAAGGCAGGTTACTTCACACGTcacataaaaagaaagaaagaaagactgctggGCCAAGTGGCGAGACAAAATCCCAGAGTTGGATGAAGACACCATTTCAACATCAAGGGTAACGTTTCAGTTCTATTGTATATGCTTTTTTTGTTTACAGCTGCTAATAAGAATTGAATAGGGTGTTACATCCTCTCCCAATCTCCATATCTTCTCTCTCACAGTAAGCTGCTGTAGTCTACAGGTTgtagtgctgtttgtgtgtgtgtgtgtgtgtgtgtgtgtgtgtgtgtgtgtgtgtgtgtgtgtgtgtgtaaagggtctACACGTAATCTACAGTAGTACATCTACAGTAACCTTGATTAAAATCCATCTTACAGACATTATTCAGAGGAAGCATTGATTTTTGAGTAGCCTATTGCAACTTCCACCCAGGACAAAAAGAGCAATAACACATAACACATTTTTCATTTCCATCTCAGTTACTACCTTGTGCCCGGAAACGGGGGCTACATAATGTACCCTTGTGCCCTGCCAGCTACCACAACACATTTTACTGGTTTTCCTTACATGGCGTGTACACTGATCAATGTCAGTTTGAAAACAATATTTGTGTCAACATAATAAGGACCAAAACACAGATTACATTAGGGTAGCACTGTTTGATCCTTTATTATATGTTAAGAAACTCCACAATGAAACAAAGGATATACATTAAATTAAAAGGATTACATTTTTGGGATATATGCGATGGATAATTTCGGTGAACACAGGAGGACTGAAAAGCTTGCATCATGACAAACTGGAGGGAGAAAAATGCATTTCCGTGGTATGTTTCATTACCCTAATGTTttacttaaagaaaaaaaataaaactatataTCTTTTTTTCCTTGCACCGGGGCTTTCTGAACACTCCtcacacataaataaacacacacacacacacacacacacaccacaataaataaatattaaaggCTGCTTTGCACTCCAGGGTTGGACATTTCAATGACATCTATGTTTTAATGAGTGTTTTTCTTTGTCACATTGTAGCATATAGAACTTGTTCCTGAAACGGTTATACTGTGTTTGTATAACtgtatgaaacaaaaacaaaaaagtaactAGTACATTGGTACTTGCTGATGCAGATATTTTGAAatttaacccagtgtttcccatatattgaggaaactatggcggcccgccatagtttaaatttggccgccatagtttacgaaaatgtaaaaaaaaaaaaatttttttttttttttaactttttttttttttaaacgatatccgtttttgttaaaaccacggtcccacggtaacacagaatgaggggaaagcattaggaagtgaccgtaagggtattacagttgattcatgtgtgcacgtaacatcgggtgagtaacagaacatgtgcgcaacgatgcgacacgccgatatgcgaggatcttcgtccaaatcgctagtcgcatgcatcatcgctaactgcgtttacatcgcgtgccgcgtgtaagggaaatgttagttgttgacatgtatggaattcacttcaatttgtgctgtttcttgcttcagttgtggacaaaacgattggccaaactcacaatagaaagcctttgctgtgctactgtcccagagagctgaaaaaaaaaccttcatagaagaagtcacacttaacaggggtgttaaccaatccaatgagttctctcattgctctctctctctctctctctctctctctctctctctctctctctctctctctctctctctctctctctctctctcatagtagcctactatttacccataacaaatggtgaatttctgagccctttttaatttgtagcctataccactgaaggcatgataatgcttcatcatattttagaaatagggcctatgtgccttttatataccaaatgtttatcattttgaaattgtttcagttgtttatgacttgtgtatgactgaaattatctctgcatactatcagtgctgcattgctttgtaaagataggctattcaacacactttaaaaacacactgaaaagatacggccatagtagcctactgaaaacattttgttcataataatggtgattaataaatggtggtcttaaattttcatactgacatccttgaatttgacttggtagatcacggcagaccatcaacttcaaaagtagatcttggttaacaAAAGGTTGGGCatccctgctatagagagaaccacaagtgcttgaaagacagggatcaaaagcctagtcaagttgttgtagtttacttgggtttgggagcaatataaaaaaccttcagagaagggacagttgggatgagtttactaacactccctaggctttgttttacagttgtaatgagtttggcgacagaccttcattgacacagcagaggagacatcgggctgcatatagaaattaatgtgtaatgaatgtgaatatagacataaatgtgtaatatgttgttcagcccttttaatgggaggaatttggaaaaaactggccctgtgaccagcacccctcatgtagaatgtgtacgcctacagatatgtgtgggggaaaaggcatagcctaccctctaagagcctttttgtctatgcgttaacaatttcacagtgctcttaaattcttatctctgctcctattttgttttattattgtttcccagacccctgcatgagggacgaatgaaactgtgttgtaaacagaaattattcactgtattgcattttttgacaatgacaatgtactactattatacaagtcatgggtaaaatcttatgtagccttatttctcaaaatataaatggctgaaatataggcccaggcctacagtttctccatgcgccaatgtcatactgtagtcattgttttgccgttttgcatttacgctgcaagaatacaccccccacccccccccccccccccccccccccccccccaaaaaaaggcccgtgtgagaaacCCTCCCCcctggacaaaataaaccccggctgcccccatagtttccaaaatttctgtgggaaacactgtaaccTGATGTACTTCAATCACATTCTGCAAGCCTATTGtatggaaaaaagaaaacaatgtttaaacatttaaaaacatttttttgtttattttttgttttctgtaCCTGTTGACGTGCAGCAAACAGTCTTTTCTGAGCTTTTTTTTACCCACTCCTGAGAACCCGCCCCATCTTATGGAACGGATTGATTATATAATATTTCTGTATGCAATTGTACTTTTCATCACAGGGAATCTTTCATCAGCTATGCAAGTTAAG includes:
- the cfap157 gene encoding cilia- and flagella-associated protein 157, which encodes MAPGKKDKKSGDKQSKRDTTDKSNLDEAWTVEFYRAQIRDLEERLEKYQHKCDELEIHERDFNSKYSHAEKEKRDIVLYLKRAVAQKEDELSDLSERLISLNQSKEAEKETFELQLSQLRQEFQEVKDKLTSENIVLAGKLAALEEFRTQKEDLMAQLVSHKEQLQKQREEHQAIIYNLERKAVLDNDRLKREMQQHVSAVAAEFRRVSDRKMPETTMRAIHENVAVTAQLKQLSDKSKVLLEENQALRQREKTLKQEVKVLEPLLDEMTRKSLTNEKVVHQLKDKCKQMSGELKAAGSIHEEYQQLQSRHASLQTEMDLLREMLMRHQELCVRHQAEVSGLTEELQQERTNRGHLQTILQEAATALTDILKDVPAEEDSEMMAMARRSQMLKRLLTVLDTAAAVGRGTDFSDFIRQKHVCTLDSDNARLNSASPLAKASGQLSHFKTGVLGIVPPLKLNSSVKKDHVSVATRTSKPLK